A section of the Paenibacillus odorifer genome encodes:
- a CDS encoding 3D domain-containing protein, with the protein MKNKFRTIKTLAAVMGISALLHTAPAFADSVHIAKEGNTFYTLSQQYNVGVNDLMKANPNVAALNIYDGLKITIPSKMQAESVATTETPVLTPSLNVTPESKTVEAWGKSFNYEKTIQVKASAYSSAASENGGWGAVDYFGNPLKLGTIAVDPSVIPLGTKVLVTGHSHSGLPKEAFLATATDMGSAIKGNRIDIFIPGSQSFVADFGYQYVQLYIVK; encoded by the coding sequence ATGAAGAACAAGTTCAGAACCATTAAAACCCTTGCTGCAGTTATGGGAATTAGTGCATTGCTGCACACCGCTCCTGCTTTTGCAGACAGCGTTCATATTGCAAAGGAAGGCAATACTTTCTATACTCTTTCTCAACAATACAATGTCGGTGTTAATGATCTAATGAAAGCTAATCCAAACGTTGCAGCTCTTAATATTTACGATGGACTTAAAATAACGATCCCTAGTAAAATGCAAGCAGAGTCTGTAGCTACGACAGAAACTCCAGTGCTTACCCCAAGCCTGAATGTTACTCCAGAATCAAAAACAGTTGAAGCATGGGGCAAGTCATTTAACTATGAGAAAACGATACAAGTTAAGGCTTCTGCTTATTCCTCAGCGGCTAGTGAGAATGGAGGCTGGGGTGCGGTTGATTATTTTGGAAACCCACTTAAGCTAGGAACCATTGCGGTTGATCCAAGTGTAATTCCTCTTGGAACAAAAGTGTTGGTTACCGGCCATTCACACTCAGGATTGCCTAAAGAAGCTTTTCTGGCTACTGCAACCGATATGGGAAGTGCCATTAAAGGTAACCGCATCGATATCTTTATTCCAGGCAGCCAAAGCTTTGTAGCGGATTTTGGTTATCAATATGTACAATTATACATTGTTAAATAG
- the glgA gene encoding glycogen synthase GlgA, which yields MKVLFAAAEAHPFVKTGGLADVIGALPKALKAAGVDVRVILPKYRGIPDKFTAQMEHLTEVYVPIGWRKQYCGIERIIYEGIPVYFIDNEYYFGRDGIYGYMDDGERFAFYNRAVLECLPAIDFQPDVLHCHDWHAAVIPMLLQGHYRHNPFYSEMRSVFTIHNLLYQGVFPYEVLGELLGLDSSYFGSVEYYGNVNFLKGGIVFSDRVTTVSPTYSEEIRTPYYGYGLDGLLNARSDVLSGIVNGIDTKSYNPATDSSLVTRYRSNLTKKTENKVALQEELGLPVDANIPMVAMVTRLVDSKGLDLLTRVLDELLYHDDIQFVLLGTGDESYERWFKEAAWRYPTKLSSQILFNDALSRKIYAASDIFLMPSKFEPCGISQLLALRYGSIPVVRETGGLNDTVHAYNEETGEGNGFTFSNYNAHDMMFTLRRALSFYKQPEHWKKITKNAFAGDYSWNVSAQQYMDIYDDITR from the coding sequence ATGAAAGTTTTATTTGCCGCAGCTGAAGCCCATCCTTTTGTCAAAACGGGTGGTTTGGCCGATGTCATTGGAGCACTACCTAAAGCGCTGAAGGCTGCCGGGGTAGATGTACGAGTGATTTTGCCTAAATATCGTGGGATTCCTGACAAGTTCACCGCTCAAATGGAGCATTTAACGGAAGTGTATGTCCCAATTGGCTGGCGAAAACAATACTGTGGAATTGAACGCATTATCTATGAGGGTATCCCCGTTTATTTTATCGACAATGAGTATTATTTTGGGCGTGATGGAATTTATGGTTATATGGACGATGGTGAACGGTTTGCGTTCTATAATCGTGCAGTACTGGAGTGTCTGCCGGCCATTGATTTCCAGCCTGATGTTCTGCATTGCCATGATTGGCACGCGGCCGTAATTCCAATGCTCCTACAGGGGCATTATCGTCACAATCCATTTTACAGTGAAATGCGGAGTGTATTTACAATACATAACCTGTTGTATCAGGGAGTGTTTCCTTATGAGGTACTTGGAGAGCTGTTAGGTCTGGATAGCAGTTATTTTGGTAGTGTGGAGTACTATGGTAATGTGAATTTCTTAAAAGGCGGGATTGTATTCAGTGATCGGGTCACGACCGTTAGTCCGACCTATTCAGAAGAAATTCGCACACCTTATTATGGTTACGGCCTGGATGGTTTATTGAACGCACGGTCAGATGTTTTAAGTGGGATTGTGAATGGCATTGATACTAAAAGTTATAATCCAGCGACAGATTCCAGCCTTGTCACCCGTTATCGTTCTAATTTGACCAAGAAGACGGAGAACAAAGTAGCCTTGCAGGAAGAGCTGGGATTACCAGTAGATGCTAATATCCCAATGGTAGCTATGGTCACGCGTCTTGTGGACTCCAAAGGCTTAGATCTGCTTACCCGAGTGCTGGATGAGCTGCTATATCACGATGATATTCAATTTGTGCTGCTTGGAACTGGTGATGAATCCTACGAGCGTTGGTTCAAGGAAGCAGCATGGCGTTATCCGACAAAGCTGTCTTCACAGATCCTATTTAATGATGCACTCTCACGTAAAATATATGCTGCCAGCGATATCTTCCTTATGCCGTCCAAGTTTGAGCCATGTGGCATCAGTCAGCTGCTCGCTTTGCGCTATGGTAGTATACCCGTTGTACGTGAGACAGGTGGCCTCAATGATACTGTGCACGCTTATAATGAAGAAACCGGTGAAGGCAATGGCTTTACGTTCAGCAATTATAATGCTCACGATATGATGTTTACGCTGCGCCGGGCACTTTCTTTTTACAAGCAGCCTGAACATTGGAAAAAGATCACAAAAAATGCATTCGCGGGAGATTATAGCTGGAATGTATCCGCTCAACAGTACATGGATATCTATGATGATATAACAAGATAA
- a CDS encoding Ppx/GppA phosphatase family protein: protein MRDDLHRIGIIDIGSNSIRLVIYDTTREGGYKIIKECKYSARLSEKITKENRLEQKDMETIVPVLRQFKEICNAFAVETIRAGATAAIRNAANSSEIISFLSQSSSIPIEVISGHQEAYYGFLGVINAFNVEDGYVIDIGGGSTEITLFCQRRYQHSISFPFGAVNTNLMFGQGGNWSDEQIHKLQTFVLGRLVEHDWLNAKAGLPLFGLGGTVRSLGKLDQKTRAYSLPNSHGYTMTSETIEHFMNTLPSMPYEKRKDLDGLSKSRADIIVSGLIIFHTVYQYIGASEAVISGEGLREGLLHDLLEPEQPVRASALEYSLNTIIRFDIHTSKRYLDHINKLALSLFDAFKDESNRAEHEMLIYVSIMLHRTGTNINYYQSKRHTLYWLMNSPIRGLTHRQLILCAMIASYSTKSRKQKLSQQHKDILLPSDEEWIHKLGSLVQLSIALDSTEIGIVSGLKANLHGNTLHLDLEGASALLIGLEDIENAIKAFKNAWAVKVKLGFPSNV from the coding sequence ATGAGAGATGATCTACACCGGATAGGCATTATTGATATTGGTTCGAACTCCATTCGTCTTGTAATTTATGATACAACGCGCGAAGGAGGCTATAAGATCATCAAGGAGTGTAAGTACTCCGCTCGCCTTAGTGAGAAGATTACGAAGGAGAATAGACTGGAACAAAAGGACATGGAAACGATTGTTCCGGTCTTGCGGCAGTTTAAGGAAATCTGCAATGCTTTTGCAGTGGAAACCATTCGGGCGGGTGCAACGGCAGCTATTCGTAATGCAGCTAACTCAAGCGAAATAATAAGCTTTTTGTCACAATCTTCTTCCATTCCGATTGAGGTGATCAGTGGCCACCAGGAGGCATATTATGGCTTCTTGGGTGTTATTAATGCCTTTAATGTTGAGGATGGTTATGTCATTGATATTGGTGGCGGGAGTACTGAAATCACTCTTTTTTGTCAGCGGCGTTATCAACACAGCATTTCTTTCCCGTTTGGGGCAGTAAATACCAACCTAATGTTTGGCCAAGGTGGGAATTGGAGCGATGAGCAGATTCACAAGCTGCAGACCTTTGTTCTGGGCAGGCTGGTTGAGCATGATTGGCTAAATGCCAAAGCTGGGCTTCCTTTATTCGGTTTAGGAGGGACGGTTCGTTCTTTGGGGAAGCTGGATCAGAAGACACGAGCATACTCATTGCCTAACTCCCACGGTTATACGATGACCAGTGAGACAATCGAGCACTTTATGAACACCCTACCTTCAATGCCTTACGAAAAACGTAAGGATTTAGATGGATTATCTAAGAGTCGGGCGGATATCATTGTATCCGGGTTGATTATTTTTCATACGGTGTATCAGTATATTGGGGCGAGTGAGGCGGTGATCAGCGGGGAAGGACTCAGAGAAGGTTTGCTGCATGATCTGCTGGAGCCGGAGCAGCCAGTGCGTGCTAGTGCTTTGGAATATAGCTTAAACACGATCATTCGCTTTGATATTCATACCTCTAAACGGTATTTAGATCATATCAACAAGCTAGCGCTCAGCCTGTTTGACGCATTTAAAGATGAATCGAATAGAGCAGAGCACGAGATGTTAATCTATGTGTCCATCATGCTGCATCGTACGGGAACGAATATTAACTATTACCAATCCAAACGACATACTTTGTATTGGTTGATGAATTCACCGATTCGTGGACTTACCCACCGTCAGCTTATTCTTTGCGCTATGATTGCCTCATACAGCACAAAAAGCCGGAAGCAGAAATTGTCCCAACAACATAAGGACATTTTGCTGCCATCCGACGAAGAGTGGATTCATAAGCTCGGATCGCTTGTCCAGCTTAGCATTGCGCTGGACAGCACCGAGATTGGGATTGTAAGCGGCCTGAAGGCCAATCTGCACGGCAATACGCTTCATCTGGACTTAGAGGGCGCATCAGCACTGCTAATTGGCTTAGAGGACATTGAGAACGCGATAAAAGCGTTTAAGAATGCTTGGGCGGTGAAGGTAAAACTCGGCTTCCCTTCCAACGTGTAA
- the ppk1 gene encoding polyphosphate kinase 1 — MNTEEIKNNQSSPATAYLNRDLSWIEFNRRVLKEAQDPDNPLMERARFLAIVSSNLDEFISVRVAGIQDQIRAGYTKKDFTGYTPSGLYKRLIKRVTKIIADQYRTFRDISRSLHKEGIVFVDYKDLTHAQEQSIEQYYRDIIYPVLTPMAVDQSRPFPLVHSQFIYLAVVLTRKNGLEEEPYFAILQIPSNLPRCIPLPHRSNSKKRQFVFIEDVIRHHIQTLFSGYEPVAVSEFRLTRNSDLTIDEEGAEDLLEEIEKELRKRRRGVPARLEVQKGIHPYALEQLQAEFELEDFVFEIEGPLDLGFLRNFAGSLKGFSYLNYPPIEPVYPAEFQENEDFFEVLRERDVLVYHPYESFDAMTDFIIQASEDEQVMAIKMTLYRVSGNSPLITALANAAESGKQVTVVVELKARFDEERNIAWARQLEKSGCHVVYGLIGLKTHAKVTLIVRQEGPELRRYVHVGTGNYNDSTAKAYTDLSLFTAQSDIGLDASELFNQMTGYSANFDWHSFIVAPTNMSLSLQKLMMREAEHARAGRPARIIAKMNSLSNQQVIDDLYGAAQAGVSIDLIVRGVCCLRPGIEGLSENITVRSIVDRFLEHSRIYYFENGGKPEVYLSSADWMTRNLTRRIELMCPVRDSGIRKQIVKILELSLQDNVKASFLQANGYYEQPDDKKAPFRSQFAAMDVTRWKGSRVLPSPPKHS; from the coding sequence ATGAATACAGAAGAGATTAAAAACAACCAAAGCAGTCCAGCCACTGCTTACCTCAATAGGGATTTGAGCTGGATCGAATTTAACCGCCGTGTACTCAAGGAGGCGCAGGACCCTGATAACCCTTTAATGGAACGTGCCAGATTTCTGGCAATCGTCTCGAGCAATCTGGATGAATTCATAAGCGTTCGCGTAGCGGGAATTCAAGATCAGATCCGGGCGGGTTATACTAAAAAAGATTTCACAGGCTACACCCCTTCCGGGCTGTATAAACGCCTCATCAAACGCGTAACCAAAATCATTGCCGATCAATACCGGACATTCCGTGATATTTCGCGGAGTTTGCATAAAGAAGGCATAGTATTTGTGGATTATAAGGATCTTACCCATGCCCAAGAGCAGTCCATAGAACAGTATTACCGGGATATCATCTATCCTGTACTTACGCCAATGGCTGTTGATCAGAGCCGGCCGTTTCCACTCGTGCACAGCCAGTTTATCTACCTAGCTGTTGTTCTTACTCGTAAGAATGGCCTTGAAGAGGAGCCTTATTTTGCTATCCTGCAAATTCCTTCGAATCTGCCAAGATGTATCCCTCTTCCACACCGCTCTAATAGTAAGAAAAGACAATTTGTATTTATTGAAGATGTGATCCGCCATCACATTCAAACCTTATTCAGCGGTTACGAACCTGTTGCGGTTAGTGAGTTTCGTTTGACTCGTAACTCAGATCTTACAATCGATGAGGAAGGTGCCGAGGATCTGCTGGAAGAGATCGAAAAAGAGCTGCGCAAGCGTCGTCGCGGGGTGCCTGCTCGTCTGGAGGTACAAAAAGGTATCCATCCCTATGCTCTTGAGCAGCTACAAGCTGAATTTGAGCTGGAGGACTTCGTATTTGAAATAGAAGGTCCGCTCGATCTGGGCTTTCTTCGTAATTTTGCCGGAAGCTTAAAAGGTTTTAGTTACTTGAACTATCCACCTATTGAGCCGGTCTACCCTGCTGAATTTCAAGAAAACGAGGATTTCTTCGAGGTGCTGCGTGAACGGGATGTATTAGTCTACCACCCTTACGAGTCTTTTGATGCGATGACAGACTTTATCATTCAAGCTTCAGAAGATGAGCAAGTGATGGCTATTAAAATGACCTTATACCGCGTCAGCGGAAATTCTCCACTTATCACTGCACTAGCCAATGCTGCGGAGTCTGGCAAGCAAGTTACAGTGGTTGTAGAGTTAAAAGCCCGATTTGATGAGGAACGGAACATCGCTTGGGCACGCCAGCTTGAAAAATCAGGCTGTCATGTCGTTTATGGTCTGATCGGACTCAAAACGCATGCCAAAGTGACCTTGATTGTCCGCCAGGAAGGCCCTGAACTGCGTCGTTACGTGCATGTAGGCACAGGAAACTATAATGACAGTACAGCCAAGGCTTACACGGATCTCAGTCTATTCACCGCCCAAAGCGATATCGGACTGGATGCTTCCGAGCTGTTTAATCAAATGACTGGATATTCGGCTAATTTTGACTGGCATTCCTTCATTGTAGCGCCAACGAATATGAGCTTATCCCTGCAAAAGCTAATGATGCGTGAAGCTGAACATGCGCGGGCAGGCAGACCCGCACGAATAATCGCCAAGATGAACTCACTCTCTAATCAGCAAGTGATCGACGATTTATATGGCGCAGCCCAAGCCGGTGTCTCCATTGACTTAATCGTGCGAGGGGTTTGCTGCCTACGTCCGGGAATAGAGGGCTTAAGTGAAAACATTACAGTACGCAGTATCGTAGACCGTTTTCTGGAGCACTCCCGGATCTATTATTTCGAAAATGGCGGCAAACCTGAGGTGTATTTATCCAGTGCCGACTGGATGACTAGAAACCTAACCCGCCGGATTGAGCTGATGTGTCCTGTCAGAGACAGCGGCATTCGCAAACAGATCGTCAAGATTCTAGAGTTGTCTCTACAAGATAATGTTAAAGCCAGCTTCTTGCAGGCTAATGGATATTACGAACAACCAGACGACAAAAAGGCCCCTTTCCGGAGCCAGTTTGCTGCAATGGATGTTACACGTTGGAAGGGAAGCCGAGTTTTACCTTCACCGCCCAAGCATTCTTAA
- a CDS encoding amino acid ABC transporter ATP-binding protein encodes MIAVKNLQKHYGKLEILKGIDLEIKKGEVVVVIGPSGSGKSTFLRCLNLLEQPTGGEITFEGESITSKKHDINATREKMGMVFQQFNLFPHKTVLQNITLAPIKVRKQQQAVADKFAMELLKTVGLEDKKDVYPAQLSGGQKQRIAIARALAMQPHVMLFDEPTSALDPEMVGEVLEVMKKLAEDGMTMVIVTHEMGFAREVGDRILFMDGGVIVEQGTPEQVFGNPTHARTKDFLSKVL; translated from the coding sequence ATGATCGCCGTTAAGAACCTGCAGAAGCATTATGGAAAGCTGGAGATTCTCAAGGGAATCGATTTGGAGATTAAAAAGGGTGAGGTTGTCGTTGTAATCGGGCCCAGTGGTTCGGGAAAAAGTACCTTTCTGCGTTGCTTGAATCTATTGGAGCAGCCTACAGGTGGAGAGATCACTTTTGAAGGGGAATCGATCACCTCAAAGAAGCATGATATCAATGCAACGCGTGAGAAGATGGGGATGGTTTTTCAACAGTTCAACCTTTTTCCGCACAAAACCGTTCTGCAAAACATTACACTCGCACCGATTAAAGTAAGAAAACAGCAACAGGCTGTGGCCGATAAATTCGCAATGGAGCTCCTCAAGACTGTAGGGCTTGAAGATAAAAAGGATGTTTATCCAGCTCAATTGTCCGGTGGACAGAAGCAGCGGATTGCGATTGCTCGTGCATTAGCCATGCAGCCGCATGTGATGCTTTTTGATGAGCCTACCTCAGCGCTTGATCCGGAAATGGTAGGAGAGGTACTTGAGGTTATGAAAAAGCTTGCCGAAGACGGAATGACAATGGTTATTGTTACACATGAGATGGGCTTTGCCCGTGAAGTGGGTGACCGCATTCTGTTTATGGATGGCGGGGTAATCGTTGAACAGGGTACTCCTGAACAAGTATTTGGTAATCCTACACATGCTCGGACTAAGGATTTTTTAAGTAAAGTATTATAA
- a CDS encoding amino acid ABC transporter permease, with protein sequence MDITLFRMAYDYRDLFLTGLQYTLLLAVLGVFFGFILGIIVSLLRMSKWRVLRFLATAWVEFLRGTPMLVQLFLIHYGLATFGIEFTPIQSGAITLSINSSAYLAEIFRAGIQGVDRGQTEAARSLGMKQGMTMRHIVLPQALKSVLPAIGNEFITIIKESSIISFIGVTDLMFQARTVTTISYDGMTPLVIAAFMYFVLTFTLSKILGRLERRLNTDDRR encoded by the coding sequence TTGGATATTACTTTATTTAGAATGGCTTATGATTATCGTGATCTTTTCTTGACTGGATTACAATATACCTTGCTTCTTGCTGTTCTTGGTGTCTTTTTTGGCTTCATTCTTGGGATTATCGTCTCTCTACTACGGATGTCAAAATGGAGAGTGTTACGTTTCTTAGCCACTGCTTGGGTTGAATTTTTGCGGGGCACTCCAATGCTTGTGCAACTGTTTCTCATCCATTACGGGCTGGCGACGTTTGGGATTGAGTTTACTCCGATTCAGTCCGGGGCGATTACACTCTCCATTAACAGTTCTGCTTATCTGGCAGAAATATTTCGCGCCGGAATTCAGGGTGTCGATCGTGGACAAACGGAGGCCGCACGTTCACTTGGAATGAAACAAGGGATGACAATGCGTCATATTGTACTTCCTCAGGCACTTAAAAGTGTACTTCCGGCAATCGGTAATGAATTCATTACCATTATCAAGGAATCATCAATTATTTCATTTATCGGAGTAACGGATTTGATGTTTCAAGCTCGTACGGTTACAACGATTTCGTATGATGGTATGACACCACTCGTGATTGCTGCCTTTATGTATTTTGTTCTAACATTTACGCTTTCCAAGATCCTAGGTAGACTCGAAAGGAGGCTGAATACCGATGATCGCCGTTAA
- the glgB gene encoding 1,4-alpha-glucan branching protein GlgB, which produces MAEKAKIETLPSAADIYLFHEGTNYRSYSMLGAHTAAEEGVTGVRFTVWAPHATYVGLAGDHNDWDGTQGVDSLYKIPDSGFWSRFFPGIQPGTFYKYRILASDGSSFLKADPFAFKAEVRPATASVVAELDGYRWGDAAWRRKSKAPYQQPMNIYEMHFGTWRQKEDGEFYTYREMSELLIPYLVELNYTHVEFMPLAEHPYDLSWGYQGTGYFAATSRYGEPHELMYLIDQLHQAGIGVILDWVPAHFAKDAHGLRMFDGAPLYEYADPMLAEKPGWGTLSFDFSKPEISSFLISNALFWFEYYHIDGMRVDAVTSMLRLDFEKRDHQYRRNVNGGLENLEAIKFIQNLNKAIFHYFPKALMMAEESSAWPGVTAPVHEGGLGFNYKWNMGWMNDTLGYIEHDFGGRPYHHNLLTFPICYAYAENYALPLSHDEVVHGKKSLLDKMPGAYEQKFAGLRQLLGYQISHPGKKLLFMGGEFGQFIEWKDQEQLDWLLLDYESHRRMLAYTAALNKLYRSEKALWELDHAQEGYQWIDADDNDQSVISYIRRGKKPGDTLLIVINFQPVERHNYRIGVPRAGTYEEFFSSENVEYGGSGLHNVPQKSVKLEWHNQVNSIELTLPPLSFLVFKKTSRMGKNKEAKEL; this is translated from the coding sequence TTGGCTGAAAAAGCAAAAATCGAGACCCTTCCGTCAGCTGCTGATATCTATCTGTTCCATGAGGGCACCAATTATCGCAGCTATTCTATGCTGGGTGCACACACTGCCGCTGAAGAAGGCGTTACCGGTGTGCGCTTTACCGTGTGGGCTCCTCATGCGACATATGTAGGACTAGCTGGTGATCATAATGATTGGGACGGAACACAGGGCGTGGACTCGTTATATAAGATACCCGATTCAGGATTTTGGAGTCGTTTTTTTCCGGGAATACAGCCGGGAACTTTTTACAAATACAGGATTCTTGCCTCAGATGGATCAAGTTTCCTAAAAGCGGATCCTTTTGCTTTCAAAGCCGAGGTTCGACCGGCAACGGCTTCGGTAGTAGCAGAACTGGATGGCTACCGATGGGGAGATGCAGCATGGCGTCGGAAAAGCAAAGCGCCTTATCAACAACCAATGAACATTTATGAAATGCACTTCGGTACCTGGCGTCAAAAAGAAGATGGAGAGTTCTACACCTATCGGGAAATGAGCGAGCTCTTAATTCCTTATTTGGTGGAGCTGAACTATACACACGTGGAATTTATGCCGCTGGCAGAACATCCATACGATCTATCCTGGGGTTATCAAGGGACGGGGTATTTTGCGGCAACCAGCCGTTATGGCGAACCCCATGAGTTGATGTATTTGATCGATCAGCTGCATCAGGCAGGTATCGGTGTGATTTTAGATTGGGTTCCAGCTCACTTTGCCAAAGACGCACACGGATTACGTATGTTTGATGGAGCGCCACTTTATGAATATGCCGATCCAATGTTAGCTGAAAAACCAGGCTGGGGGACACTTTCGTTTGATTTCAGTAAGCCGGAGATTTCTTCTTTTCTTATTTCTAATGCGCTGTTTTGGTTTGAGTATTATCATATCGACGGAATGCGTGTAGATGCGGTTACCAGTATGCTTCGATTAGATTTCGAAAAGCGGGATCATCAATATCGGCGGAATGTTAACGGTGGATTGGAGAATCTGGAAGCCATCAAATTTATCCAGAATCTGAACAAGGCTATCTTTCATTATTTCCCAAAAGCATTGATGATGGCGGAGGAATCCAGTGCTTGGCCGGGGGTTACTGCACCAGTGCATGAAGGAGGCCTTGGCTTCAATTACAAATGGAATATGGGTTGGATGAATGATACGCTAGGCTACATAGAACATGATTTTGGTGGGCGCCCTTATCATCATAATTTACTTACGTTCCCAATATGTTATGCTTATGCCGAAAATTACGCATTGCCGCTATCGCATGACGAGGTTGTCCACGGCAAGAAGTCTTTGTTAGACAAAATGCCAGGTGCTTATGAACAGAAGTTTGCAGGGCTCAGACAGCTGCTGGGATATCAGATCTCACATCCCGGTAAAAAGCTTCTGTTTATGGGTGGAGAGTTCGGTCAGTTTATCGAATGGAAGGATCAGGAGCAGCTGGACTGGCTGCTGTTGGATTATGAGAGCCATCGTCGGATGCTTGCCTACACGGCTGCACTTAATAAACTGTACCGCTCCGAAAAAGCGCTGTGGGAGCTGGATCATGCTCAAGAAGGTTATCAGTGGATTGATGCAGATGACAATGATCAAAGTGTGATTTCGTATATACGCCGAGGGAAGAAACCAGGAGATACGCTGCTTATTGTCATCAATTTCCAACCGGTAGAACGGCACAATTATCGTATAGGCGTGCCACGGGCTGGGACATATGAAGAGTTCTTTAGCTCCGAAAATGTAGAGTACGGCGGTTCCGGATTGCACAATGTCCCTCAAAAGAGCGTTAAGCTGGAATGGCACAATCAGGTGAACAGCATAGAGCTGACTCTTCCGCCCCTTAGCTTCCTGGTGTTTAAAAAAACGTCACGAATGGGTAAGAATAAAGAGGCAAAAGAGTTATAG
- a CDS encoding transporter substrate-binding domain-containing protein, with translation MNKWGKLSLGMVLAVGLLSGCGQNKNDNDTAASGNANSGAVTKKLIMGTSADFPPYEFHKVVDGKDTIVGFDIDIAKEIAADMGAELEVKDLPFDSLLNELSSGRVDMVISGLSPTEERKKAVELSDIYYKAEQAIVVREADKDKYATMDAVKGTKIGVQTGSIQEEIAKEIEGAKITSLGKISEIVLQLQSNRIDTAIIEGPVAKSFVKNLAGLVITDAKPEVEDDGYAIGIKKGNTELLDKVNATLKRLESEGKIDEYVAAASELAESTK, from the coding sequence ATGAACAAATGGGGTAAACTTAGTTTAGGAATGGTATTAGCGGTAGGTCTGCTCTCAGGCTGCGGTCAAAATAAAAATGATAATGATACCGCTGCTAGTGGTAATGCAAATTCCGGTGCAGTTACTAAAAAGCTGATTATGGGAACAAGTGCAGATTTTCCTCCGTACGAATTCCATAAAGTAGTGGACGGAAAAGATACTATCGTAGGTTTCGATATCGACATCGCTAAGGAAATTGCTGCTGACATGGGCGCTGAGCTTGAAGTTAAGGATCTGCCTTTTGATTCACTGCTTAACGAATTGTCCAGTGGACGTGTAGATATGGTGATTTCCGGTCTTAGCCCGACTGAAGAACGCAAAAAAGCGGTTGAACTCTCAGATATTTATTACAAAGCAGAGCAAGCTATTGTAGTGCGCGAAGCAGATAAAGATAAATACGCTACTATGGACGCGGTGAAGGGCACCAAAATTGGTGTACAGACAGGCTCTATTCAAGAAGAAATCGCCAAAGAGATTGAAGGCGCAAAGATCACTTCTCTTGGTAAAATCTCCGAGATCGTTCTGCAATTGCAATCTAACCGTATCGATACAGCAATTATTGAAGGACCTGTAGCCAAATCTTTTGTTAAGAATTTAGCGGGTCTTGTAATTACCGATGCTAAGCCTGAAGTAGAAGATGATGGATACGCAATTGGTATTAAAAAAGGCAATACAGAGCTTCTAGATAAAGTAAATGCAACACTTAAACGTCTAGAATCAGAAGGTAAGATTGATGAATATGTAGCGGCAGCCAGTGAGCTTGCTGAAAGCACGAAGTAA
- a CDS encoding polysaccharide deacetylase family protein, with translation MYDQRRVQKLLVVLGSIIVLLFPTSSAEVASAPAQNQKSSQDQIKSTQTTDEDKAISAGTSTTNNSTSSNNKNTKGLSLSQLLHKYPETFKTSGPRNKVIALTFDDVPDPRFTPQLLDVLKKYHVKATFFVVGSRAEKHPALVKRMIREGHAIGNHSYDHPQFVKLKMHDFRSQIIETENIIQTLAGYKPRLIRPPYGDISEQQLRWAKNHGYKLVNWNVDSLDWKGLSKTQVRNNILANAGKGAIILQHGGGGPGSDLSGTIQALPEVITIMRKRGYSFVTVPQLLQVSKNK, from the coding sequence ATGTATGATCAACGGAGAGTCCAGAAACTGCTAGTAGTATTAGGATCAATCATTGTCCTGCTATTTCCAACCTCTTCAGCAGAGGTTGCTTCAGCTCCAGCTCAGAATCAGAAGTCCTCACAGGATCAAATTAAAAGTACGCAGACCACTGACGAAGACAAGGCGATATCTGCGGGAACTTCTACTACAAATAATTCAACGAGCAGCAACAATAAGAACACTAAGGGCTTGTCTCTGAGTCAGCTATTACACAAATATCCCGAGACCTTTAAGACCAGCGGTCCTCGGAATAAAGTCATCGCCTTAACTTTTGACGATGTGCCTGACCCAAGGTTTACACCCCAATTGCTAGATGTTCTTAAAAAATATCATGTCAAAGCAACCTTCTTCGTGGTAGGAAGCCGAGCTGAGAAACATCCTGCTCTAGTGAAGCGGATGATTAGAGAAGGACATGCTATTGGAAATCACTCTTATGACCATCCTCAGTTTGTGAAGCTGAAGATGCATGATTTCAGATCACAGATCATTGAGACCGAGAACATTATTCAAACCTTGGCCGGATATAAACCACGCCTGATTCGTCCACCCTATGGAGATATCTCTGAGCAACAATTGAGATGGGCAAAAAATCATGGTTATAAGCTCGTAAATTGGAATGTGGATTCGTTGGACTGGAAGGGACTTTCCAAAACTCAAGTTAGAAACAACATCTTAGCTAATGCAGGAAAAGGAGCAATTATACTTCAGCATGGTGGAGGTGGGCCGGGTAGTGATCTTAGTGGAACGATTCAGGCTTTACCTGAGGTAATCACGATTATGCGTAAACGCGGCTATTCTTTCGTTACCGTGCCTCAATTGCTTCAGGTCTCTAAAAATAAATAA